Proteins from a single region of Paenibacillus sp. BIHB 4019:
- a CDS encoding DUF4446 family protein translates to MNDWMNNPLYGLLALLVVLLFIILIWVISLGRRLKKLRKQYVEVMGDTGITNIEEVVIGLKQEIAEHARYSRVVEAKLEQLERRQLEEKGRLGVIRYNAFSEQGSDLSFSIAIVNAAQDGVVVSSIHSRDSAYVYAKPLEAGQSTYPLTPEELQAIAKAK, encoded by the coding sequence ATGAATGATTGGATGAACAACCCTTTATACGGTTTGTTGGCATTGCTGGTAGTGCTGCTTTTTATTATTTTAATTTGGGTTATAAGTCTAGGAAGAAGGCTTAAAAAATTACGCAAGCAGTACGTAGAGGTTATGGGTGATACGGGTATTACGAACATTGAAGAAGTCGTTATTGGGTTGAAGCAGGAAATAGCCGAGCATGCCAGGTATTCGAGAGTAGTAGAAGCGAAGCTGGAACAACTGGAACGGCGCCAGCTTGAGGAGAAGGGACGCTTGGGTGTTATTCGCTATAATGCATTCTCGGAGCAAGGAAGCGACCTTAGCTTCTCCATCGCGATTGTAAATGCGGCGCAAGACGGAGTCGTCGTATCAAGCATTCATAGCAGGGATAGTGCATATGTGTATGCCAAGCCATTAGAGGCTGGACAATCAACGTATCCGTTAACACCGGAAGAGCTGCAAGCAATTGCGAAAGCGAAATAA
- a CDS encoding aminotransferase class V-fold PLP-dependent enzyme, protein MKANGEEIIYLDHAATSWPKPDSVIEAVQHAMMHDAANPGRGSHRMAVRASRVLFDTRKQLAKLFKVRNPNDIAFAGNTTGALNMAIKGYIKEGDHVVATGIEHNSVRRPLEFLKQSLGIKVTYIEADEQGNITVDQVRDALMPQTTLVIVSHSSNLLGTIVPLAEIGELTRQRGVKLLVDAAQSAGILEIDVEAMGIDMLAFPGHKGLLGPQGTGGLYIHPELDLVPMLHGGTGSQSEAAEQPHVRPDRYEAGTQNTPGLAGLKAGVEYVLNETVHKIHTKEWTLTQQMMEGLSEVEGIRLLGPKLGEQRTGMVSFVADGVDPSEMSFILDQHYQIAVRAGFHCTPLAHASAGTMATGAIRASVGYFTTEAEVRALVDAVREIRAQYKI, encoded by the coding sequence ATGAAGGCTAATGGTGAGGAAATCATTTATTTAGATCATGCTGCAACATCATGGCCGAAGCCTGACTCGGTTATTGAAGCGGTGCAGCATGCTATGATGCATGACGCGGCTAACCCGGGGAGAGGCAGTCATCGCATGGCTGTGCGTGCTAGTCGTGTATTGTTTGATACACGAAAGCAGCTGGCTAAGTTGTTTAAGGTGAGAAACCCTAATGATATTGCCTTTGCAGGGAATACAACAGGCGCTTTGAATATGGCGATAAAAGGGTATATAAAAGAAGGCGATCATGTAGTTGCTACTGGGATTGAGCATAATTCCGTAAGACGGCCGTTAGAATTTCTGAAGCAGTCGCTCGGAATAAAGGTTACCTATATTGAGGCAGATGAACAGGGGAACATAACGGTAGATCAAGTGAGAGATGCGCTTATGCCGCAGACGACGCTGGTTATCGTAAGTCATAGTTCAAACCTGCTCGGAACCATTGTTCCTTTAGCTGAAATTGGCGAGCTAACCCGCCAAAGAGGTGTAAAGCTGCTAGTGGATGCGGCTCAAAGTGCGGGGATTTTGGAAATTGATGTTGAAGCAATGGGAATTGATATGCTGGCTTTCCCAGGACATAAAGGGCTGCTCGGTCCACAGGGCACAGGGGGCTTGTATATCCATCCGGAGCTAGACCTTGTCCCAATGCTGCATGGAGGCACTGGAAGCCAATCTGAGGCAGCTGAGCAGCCTCATGTGCGTCCAGATCGTTATGAAGCAGGAACTCAAAATACACCCGGCCTGGCAGGTTTGAAGGCAGGCGTAGAATATGTTCTGAATGAGACGGTTCATAAAATCCATACTAAGGAATGGACACTTACTCAGCAGATGATGGAGGGGTTATCCGAAGTAGAAGGAATCAGGCTGCTTGGACCGAAGCTTGGGGAGCAGCGGACGGGCATGGTTTCTTTTGTGGCGGATGGCGTTGATCCTTCGGAGATGTCTTTTATTTTGGACCAGCATTATCAAATCGCTGTGCGTGCGGGCTTTCATTGCACACCGCTTGCTCATGCCAGTGCGGGTACGATGGCTACAGGAGCGATTAGAGCGAGTGTGGGTTATTTTACAACGGAAGCGGAAGTGCGTGCGCTCGTTGATGCGGTGCGTGAAATACGTGCGCAATATAAAATTTGA